The Tenuifilum thalassicum genome includes the window AAAAGTTACAAGAGCGTTTAGCTAAACTAGCTGGTGGTGTTGCTGTACTATATGTTGGTGCTGCCACCGAAACCGAAATGAAGGAGAAAAAAGACCGTGTTGACGATGCTCTAAGCGCTACCCGTGCTGCTGTAGAAGAAGGTATCGTTCCTGGTGGTGGTGTTGCTTATATCCGTGCTATTGAGGCTCTCGAAGACCTAAAGGGCCAAAACGAAGACGAAACCACTGGTATCCAAATTGTTAAACGCGCCATCGAAGAACCTTTACGTCAAATTGTAACTAATGCTGGCCTTGAAGGTTCTGTTATCGTTCAGAAGGTTAAAGAAGGTAAAGGTGACTTTGGATACAACGCTCAAGCCGATAAGTTTGAGAACCTATTCCAAAGCGGAGTTATTGACCCAACCAAGGTTACCCGTGTAGCCCTAGAGAATGCCGCTTCAATAGCAGGTTTAGTTCTAACTACCGAATGTGTAATCACTGAGAAGAAAGAAGATAAACCTGCACCTATGGCTAATCCAGGAATGGGCGGAATGGATATGATGTAAAAGACGCATCATAAATATGCCGACGGAGGGAGGTATTCCCTCCGTTTTTTTTACAATCATTAGAATACTCAACTTATAAAAGTTGACTAATTTTGTGAAATAAGCAACAAACACCTAATAAAATGACGTTAGAAGAGAGAATTAACCAGGATATCAAGGCAGCCATGCTGGCAAAGGATAAGGTACGCCTTGGAGTTCTAAGAGCGATAAAAAGTGCAATTCTTCTTGCAAAGACCGAAGGAGAACACAAGGACCAGCTCACACCAGATGTTGAAATGAAAATCCTTCAGAAACAATATAAGCAAAGGAAAGATTCAGCCGAACAGTATATGCAGGCGGGTCGGCCAGAGTTGGCCGATAATGAGTTGGCCGAGGCCTCAGTAATAGAAGAGTACCTGCCTAAAATGTTAAGCGAAGAGGAACTCAAAGAAGAAGTAAAAAAGATAATAGCCCAGGTTGGTGCAAAATCGCCTTCCGATATGGGAAAGGTTATGGGAGTTGCTACCAAAACCCTTGCGGGTAAGGCCGAAGGCAAAGCTATTGCCGACATGGTTAAAAGCATGCTGGCTACAGGCGCTTAATCCTGAACAGGCCTAAATTCATCGGTTCCTTCTACTCGCTCCAACTCCAACCCGGTTTTTGATTTCAGGTAAGGGATAATAGCCGGGTCGCAGTTGGCTATGTAGTTCAAATCGAACATCATAAAGTGATAAGGGTTCTCTACGTACTCCTCATCCTCTGTACCCGAATAAAACCGCCAACCGCTATCTTCAGCCTCCTCGGGAGTTTCACGATGCATATAGCCCACAAGCTCGCCATCAACAGTTATCTTATCGGAAGCATAACAGTATCGCCCCGAAGGAATCAAATCCTTAACCTCCTCTGGTTTAACCTTATATTTAAAATTAGCCATAATCAATCCTTATATCAGAAAGTACAACGCAAAAAAGTGGCACGCACTGCCAAGTATAATGAAAAGATGAAAAACCCCATGTGCAAAAGGGAACCTATCTTTTAAATAGAAAATAACACTGGCACTATAAGCCAAACAGCCCGATAAAAGAAACCATAACGAAAGGTTTGGTGTATTCTGAATAATAGGGACTACAGCAATAATACCTATCCATCCCATTGCCACATAAAGCCATGCTGACATGCTACGAAATTTAGCCGAATAGAACCAAACCTTGAATATCACACCAGCAACTGCCATTGCCCAAACCAATCCAAAAATGGTCCATCCAAGCCAACCCTTAATGCTAAGCAGTGCAAAAGGGGTATAAGTTGCTGCAATTAAAAT containing:
- the trhA gene encoding PAQR family membrane homeostasis protein TrhA, with protein sequence MNTSKFKKHEEIVNSTSHGVGIFLAIAATALLIIRGAYHGTVWHIVTYSIFGAGLINLYTASTLFHSAVNPRIKYNLNKFDHSSIYILIAATYTPFALLSIKGWLGWTIFGLVWAMAVAGVIFKVWFYSAKFRSMSAWLYVAMGWIGIIAVVPIIQNTPNLSLWFLLSGCLAYSASVIFYLKDRFPFAHGVFHLFIILGSACHFFALYFLI
- a CDS encoding DUF2185 domain-containing protein, which translates into the protein MANFKYKVKPEEVKDLIPSGRYCYASDKITVDGELVGYMHRETPEEAEDSGWRFYSGTEDEEYVENPYHFMMFDLNYIANCDPAIIPYLKSKTGLELERVEGTDEFRPVQD
- a CDS encoding GatB/YqeY domain-containing protein, producing the protein MTLEERINQDIKAAMLAKDKVRLGVLRAIKSAILLAKTEGEHKDQLTPDVEMKILQKQYKQRKDSAEQYMQAGRPELADNELAEASVIEEYLPKMLSEEELKEEVKKIIAQVGAKSPSDMGKVMGVATKTLAGKAEGKAIADMVKSMLATGA